A stretch of Thermotoga sp. DNA encodes these proteins:
- the nfi gene encoding endonuclease V has protein sequence MVYKKLHEWDLPPEEAIKIQNTFREKVLFKPFEGEPKYVAGVDLSFPKREEGLAVIVVLEYPTFKIVELVSERGKVVFPYIPGLLAFREGPLFLKAWEKLKTKPDIVVFDGQGIAHPRKLGIASHMGLFIEIPTVGVAKSRLYGTYEEPENKRCSWSYLYDGEEIIGCVMRTKEGSAPIFVSPGHLIDVESSIRLIKSFTLPGRRIPEPTRMAHIYTQRLKRSLF, from the coding sequence GTGGTTTACAAAAAACTCCACGAGTGGGATCTACCTCCTGAAGAGGCGATAAAAATTCAGAATACCTTCAGAGAGAAAGTTCTCTTCAAACCTTTCGAAGGTGAACCAAAGTATGTGGCAGGCGTCGATCTTTCGTTTCCAAAAAGAGAAGAAGGTCTTGCCGTGATCGTCGTGTTGGAATATCCAACCTTCAAGATAGTGGAACTCGTTTCAGAAAGAGGAAAGGTTGTTTTCCCCTACATTCCGGGACTTCTTGCTTTCAGGGAAGGCCCTCTGTTTTTAAAGGCGTGGGAGAAATTGAAGACGAAGCCGGACATTGTGGTCTTCGATGGTCAGGGCATCGCACACCCAAGAAAACTTGGTATCGCATCACATATGGGACTTTTCATAGAAATACCAACAGTTGGAGTGGCGAAGTCGAGGCTCTATGGAACCTACGAAGAACCGGAGAACAAAAGATGCTCCTGGAGTTATCTCTACGATGGCGAAGAGATAATTGGGTGTGTGATGAGAACCAAAGAAGGAAGCGCTCCCATCTTTGTTTCTCCCGGCCATCTTATAGACGTCGAAAGTTCCATCAGATTGATCAAGTCCTTCACCTTACCTGGAAGAAGGATTCCGGAACCCACCAGGATGGCACATATTTACACCCAGCGTTTGAAGAGGAGCCTGTTCTGA
- a CDS encoding helix-turn-helix domain-containing protein, with protein sequence MSEKWKKLGEIFRKGREEKGITLLDASLFTNINPSKLKRIEEGDLQDLDAEVYVKSYIKRYAEFLEISSEEMLRMYEEGKNEMTPEETREKKKEKEKGKTQNLILILFLAIGVVLLIFSIFENLELRRTPPAHLISSSKIILNGETVEGEIPLLEGKYTVEAQDEVILRTVSEEWKIKLKKFEVRVLWEK encoded by the coding sequence TTGAGCGAAAAATGGAAAAAATTGGGGGAAATTTTCAGAAAAGGACGCGAAGAAAAAGGCATCACACTCCTCGATGCGTCTTTGTTTACGAACATAAATCCCTCCAAATTGAAACGCATCGAGGAGGGGGACCTCCAGGATCTCGACGCAGAAGTTTACGTGAAAAGTTATATAAAGCGCTACGCCGAGTTCCTGGAGATCTCCTCGGAAGAGATGCTTAGAATGTACGAAGAAGGAAAGAACGAGATGACGCCGGAAGAGACAAGAGAGAAGAAGAAAGAGAAGGAAAAAGGCAAAACTCAAAATCTCATCTTGATCCTGTTTCTGGCGATTGGAGTTGTGCTGCTCATCTTTTCAATCTTTGAAAATCTCGAGCTTCGGAGAACACCGCCGGCGCATCTTATCAGTTCAAGCAAGATCATCCTGAACGGTGAAACAGTGGAAGGGGAGATTCCTCTTTTAGAGGGAAAATACACAGTGGAAGCTCAAGATGAGGTCATCTTGAGAACCGTATCGGAGGAGTGGAAAATAAAACTCAAAAAGTTCGAGGTGAGGGTTCTGTGGGAGAAGTGA
- a CDS encoding DUF4416 family protein codes for MGEVKVPDLVNLVMFIFASHIDYWFNEVRPVLEERFGSIDYVSDNLDFEKYTLYYSEEMGQGLEGKLVSFERLIHPYQLADIKLETNSIEKMFSIEGKRKVNIDPGYIHHTQFVLASTKHWGNRIYIGKGIYAEVTLVYIRGKFRDMEFTYPNYREEEYKKHLEKIREIYLKKRRKILK; via the coding sequence GTGGGAGAAGTGAAAGTACCGGATCTGGTGAATCTGGTCATGTTCATATTCGCATCTCACATAGATTACTGGTTCAACGAGGTAAGGCCCGTTCTCGAAGAAAGATTTGGATCCATAGATTACGTTTCCGACAACCTCGACTTTGAAAAGTACACCCTTTATTATTCAGAAGAGATGGGACAGGGTTTGGAAGGAAAATTGGTGAGCTTTGAAAGACTCATACATCCCTACCAGCTTGCGGACATAAAACTGGAGACAAATTCTATAGAGAAGATGTTTTCTATAGAGGGAAAAAGAAAGGTGAATATCGACCCAGGATACATTCACCACACACAGTTTGTCTTGGCCTCAACGAAACACTGGGGCAACCGTATCTACATAGGAAAGGGAATATACGCTGAAGTGACCCTCGTTTACATAAGGGGGAAGTTCAGGGATATGGAGTTCACGTATCCAAACTACAGAGAAGAAGAGTACAAGAAGCATCTGGAAAAGATCAGAGAGATCTATCTGAAGAAGAGGAGGAAAATTTTGAAGTGA
- the rimO gene encoding 30S ribosomal protein S12 methylthiotransferase RimO: MKVGIKVLGCPKNEADCEVLAGLLKGRGHKIVRSVEEADVIVLDTCAFIEDARKESIDEILSFVEAKGDFGYRLVVKGCLVQRYYEELKKEIPEVDQWIGVVAPEKIVSLLESGEDLIPERPETIYRYRKRIELEEKPYAYVKISDGCDRSCTFCSIPSFKGRLKSREIDDVINEVSDLLKQGKKEIILVAQDTTSYGEDLYGRQSLSDLLRRLNSLKGDFWIRVMYLHPDHLTDEIIDTILKLERVVNYFDVPVQHGSDRILNLMGRFKRSRELKEMLMRIRERSPDAILRTSVIVGFPTETEEDFDALKRFVEEVQFDKLGVFIYSDEEGTPAFALRNKVDPETAKRRQEELLLLQTEISYKRLERLVGRNMKVLVEGKENGYLIGRTFTEAPEVDGVVFIKGEGEMGDFLEVTIEEHDEYDMWGIAR, from the coding sequence GTGAAGGTTGGGATAAAGGTGCTCGGTTGTCCGAAGAACGAAGCCGACTGTGAAGTCCTGGCAGGCCTCCTCAAAGGGAGAGGGCACAAGATCGTCCGCAGTGTAGAAGAAGCGGACGTTATTGTGCTTGACACCTGCGCTTTCATCGAAGATGCCAGGAAAGAATCGATAGACGAGATCCTCTCGTTTGTTGAAGCAAAGGGAGACTTCGGCTACAGACTCGTTGTGAAAGGGTGTCTTGTTCAGCGATACTACGAGGAGTTGAAAAAGGAGATACCGGAGGTGGATCAGTGGATAGGAGTTGTTGCTCCGGAGAAAATCGTCTCACTTCTGGAAAGTGGAGAGGATCTGATTCCAGAGCGTCCCGAAACCATCTACAGGTACAGGAAGAGAATCGAGCTGGAAGAGAAACCTTACGCATATGTGAAGATATCCGATGGTTGCGACAGAAGCTGTACCTTCTGTTCCATACCGAGTTTCAAAGGAAGATTGAAGAGCAGGGAAATCGACGACGTAATAAATGAGGTGTCAGACCTGCTGAAACAGGGAAAGAAGGAGATCATTCTGGTGGCCCAGGATACAACTTCTTACGGTGAGGATCTCTACGGAAGACAGTCTCTGTCTGATCTTTTGAGACGACTGAACAGTCTAAAGGGTGATTTTTGGATCAGGGTCATGTACCTTCATCCTGACCATTTAACAGACGAGATAATAGATACCATTTTGAAACTGGAAAGGGTCGTGAATTACTTCGACGTTCCTGTTCAGCACGGAAGTGACAGGATACTGAATCTCATGGGAAGGTTCAAACGCTCCAGAGAACTAAAAGAGATGCTGATGAGGATAAGGGAAAGATCTCCGGACGCCATTCTCAGAACCAGTGTGATCGTAGGGTTTCCGACGGAAACAGAAGAGGATTTCGACGCGCTGAAGAGATTCGTAGAGGAAGTGCAGTTCGACAAGCTCGGTGTTTTTATTTACTCGGACGAGGAAGGAACACCTGCTTTTGCCCTGAGGAACAAGGTTGATCCAGAGACGGCCAAAAGAAGACAAGAAGAACTTCTACTTCTTCAGACAGAGATTTCCTACAAAAGACTGGAAAGGCTTGTGGGAAGGAATATGAAAGTGCTCGTTGAGGGAAAAGAAAACGGCTACTTGATAGGGAGAACTTTCACGGAAGCCCCCGAAGTGGATGGTGTTGTTTTCATAAAAGGAGAGGGTGAGATGGGTGATTTTCTCGAAGTAACTATAGAAGAACACGATGAGTACGATATGTGGGGGATCGCTCGATGA
- the pgsA gene encoding CDP-diacylglycerol--glycerol-3-phosphate 3-phosphatidyltransferase, translating to MNLANFFSILRAVLMIPVVWFYMESWYAWAFFVFLFAAFTDYLDGFFARRRNQVTDFGKVFDQVADKILVISTAIAMMDVLPIWYVLTVFARDTFVNGLRILAASKGNVVPARWIGKIKTVSQFAVLIGVFLLKMRFLEPLVLQFLVIISLTVTVLSGIMYTMDLTRITKMEG from the coding sequence ATGAACCTGGCGAACTTTTTTTCGATTCTGAGAGCGGTGTTGATGATACCTGTTGTCTGGTTCTATATGGAGAGCTGGTACGCCTGGGCGTTTTTTGTTTTCCTGTTTGCGGCGTTCACAGATTACCTGGACGGTTTTTTCGCAAGAAGAAGAAACCAGGTGACGGATTTTGGGAAGGTCTTCGATCAGGTGGCGGACAAAATTCTTGTGATATCCACAGCTATTGCGATGATGGACGTTCTTCCGATTTGGTACGTTTTAACCGTCTTTGCAAGGGACACCTTTGTGAACGGGCTCAGGATTTTAGCAGCCAGCAAGGGAAACGTCGTTCCGGCCAGGTGGATAGGGAAAATAAAGACAGTATCGCAGTTTGCAGTATTGATAGGAGTTTTTCTCCTCAAAATGAGATTTCTTGAACCACTGGTTCTGCAGTTCCTCGTGATCATATCACTCACAGTAACTGTTCTGTCTGGGATCATGTATACGATGGACCTTACAAGAATCACGAAGATGGAGGGATAG
- the thpR gene encoding RNA 2',3'-cyclic phosphodiesterase — translation MRTFLAIDVNDEVKKQASEVIEKLMRRGFGANWVSEENMHLTLFFLGEVDEQKISEIAEHLCRRVRGFPSFSFTVRGFGYFRRGKAPRVFWLGVENADRLNRLYEELKNELSHHGFSFEEKFVPHITIGRVKYYPDKWEKLVEDIDFSPIEVAVDSFKIYSSTLTPTGPIYKIIYECHFEGGLISHG, via the coding sequence ATGAGAACCTTCCTTGCCATTGATGTGAACGATGAAGTCAAAAAACAGGCCTCTGAAGTCATAGAAAAACTTATGAGAAGAGGTTTTGGAGCGAATTGGGTCTCTGAGGAAAACATGCATCTCACTCTCTTCTTTCTTGGAGAAGTCGATGAACAGAAAATCTCCGAGATAGCAGAGCATCTTTGCAGGAGAGTGAGAGGGTTTCCTTCGTTTTCCTTCACGGTGAGGGGTTTTGGATACTTCAGGAGAGGAAAAGCCCCCCGTGTTTTCTGGCTCGGAGTAGAGAACGCGGATCGCCTGAACAGGTTGTACGAAGAACTGAAGAACGAACTTTCACACCACGGTTTTTCTTTCGAGGAGAAGTTCGTGCCGCACATCACCATAGGCAGGGTGAAATACTACCCTGACAAGTGGGAAAAGTTGGTTGAAGACATCGATTTTTCTCCCATCGAGGTGGCAGTGGACAGTTTCAAGATCTACTCATCTACCTTGACTCCCACTGGTCCTATTTACAAGATCATCTATGAATGTCATTTCGAAGGAGGATTGATCAGCCATGGCTGA
- the recA gene encoding recombinase RecA codes for MAEEKQKKSVLEKALKRIEENFGKGSIMILGDETQVQPVEVIPTGSIAIDIATGVGGYPRGRIVEIFGPESSGKTTLALHAIAEAQKVGGVAAFIDAEHALDPVYAKSLGVDLKSLLISQPDHGEQALEIVDELVRSGVVDLIVVDSVAALVPRAEIEGAMGDMQVGLQARLMSQALRKIAGSVNKSKAVVIFTNQIRMKIGVMFGSPETTTGGLALKFYATMRLEVRRGESIKEGKDVIGNAVNVKIVKNKVAPPFKTAQTYIIYGKGVDREYELFHLGVDEGVITRKGSWYYYTTLKGEEVSLGQGGVNVVQFLKENPQISEEIERRIKEKYGLLRRKSEKAEKSS; via the coding sequence ATGGCTGAGGAAAAGCAGAAAAAGAGTGTTCTGGAGAAGGCGTTGAAGAGGATAGAGGAGAACTTCGGGAAAGGTTCCATAATGATACTGGGTGATGAAACCCAGGTCCAGCCTGTGGAGGTTATTCCAACAGGTTCCATTGCGATTGACATCGCAACGGGAGTGGGTGGTTACCCAAGAGGAAGGATCGTGGAGATCTTCGGGCCGGAGTCCAGTGGAAAAACCACATTGGCGCTTCACGCGATAGCGGAAGCCCAAAAGGTGGGTGGTGTTGCCGCTTTCATAGACGCTGAACATGCTCTCGATCCTGTGTACGCGAAAAGCCTCGGCGTGGACTTGAAGAGCCTTCTCATCTCTCAACCCGATCATGGAGAGCAGGCGCTCGAGATAGTGGACGAACTCGTGAGAAGTGGCGTTGTAGATCTCATCGTAGTGGACTCCGTCGCTGCGTTGGTTCCGAGAGCGGAAATAGAAGGAGCCATGGGAGACATGCAGGTGGGTCTTCAAGCGCGCCTCATGTCACAGGCGTTGAGAAAGATCGCGGGAAGCGTGAACAAGTCGAAGGCGGTCGTGATATTCACGAACCAGATAAGGATGAAGATAGGCGTCATGTTTGGGAGTCCGGAAACAACAACCGGTGGCCTTGCCTTGAAGTTCTACGCGACCATGAGACTTGAAGTCAGAAGAGGAGAATCGATCAAAGAAGGGAAGGACGTCATAGGTAACGCGGTGAACGTGAAGATCGTGAAGAACAAAGTGGCTCCTCCATTCAAAACAGCGCAAACCTACATCATATACGGAAAGGGCGTCGACAGAGAATATGAGCTGTTCCATCTTGGAGTGGACGAAGGAGTGATAACGAGGAAAGGCAGTTGGTACTACTACACCACGCTGAAAGGAGAGGAAGTCTCTCTGGGACAGGGTGGAGTCAACGTTGTTCAGTTCCTCAAAGAAAACCCGCAGATATCGGAGGAGATCGAAAGGAGAATAAAAGAAAAGTATGGCTTACTACGGAGGAAATCAGAGAAAGCAGAAAAATCCTCTTAA
- a CDS encoding RecX family transcriptional regulator — protein sequence MAYYGGNQRKQKNPLKYALRLLRYRVRFENELRRRLKNQGFSEEEIEDTIATLKRQGYIDDEKSAFLFAIDEMRLKLFGPKILKMKLRSLGVDEETSERAIEKALSEIDFSEELKRLKTRFKDRREIKDYLYKRGFEISHIEEILDQIDGGEQ from the coding sequence ATGGCTTACTACGGAGGAAATCAGAGAAAGCAGAAAAATCCTCTTAAGTACGCTTTGAGACTTCTGAGGTACCGCGTCAGATTTGAAAATGAACTGAGAAGGCGTTTGAAAAACCAAGGATTCTCCGAGGAAGAAATTGAAGACACGATCGCTACGTTGAAAAGGCAAGGCTACATCGATGACGAAAAATCCGCTTTTCTTTTCGCAATAGACGAGATGCGCTTGAAACTCTTCGGTCCAAAGATCTTGAAAATGAAGCTGAGATCACTCGGAGTGGATGAGGAAACATCCGAAAGAGCGATCGAAAAGGCTCTCTCTGAGATAGATTTTTCAGAAGAGTTGAAAAGATTGAAAACACGTTTCAAAGATCGGCGAGAAATAAAAGATTACCTCTATAAAAGAGGGTTCGAGATTTCTCACATCGAAGAAATTCTCGATCAAATAGATGGAGGTGAACAATGA
- the rny gene encoding ribonuclease Y, producing the protein MLWYVFAGIGGLLIGYLIANYQINQKLKKAKEDAKAIVEKAEKEASEIKRKAIVEGREEVHRLREEFEKERVRKEEELRSLEERLLKKEELLTRKEENLERREFQIEEMKTRLEEKMKEVEEKEKRIDEELNKLAGMTVEEARELILEEARQRYEHDLARLYKEMKEQVEEEAEKRAKKVIAFAVQRYAPDYVGEITVSTVSLPSDDMKGRIIGREGRNIRTFEKITGVDLIIDDTPEVVVLSCFNPLRREIARITLEKLVADGRIHPARIEEMYEKAKQEVEKAIKEAGQEATFKAGVMGLHPELVKLLGKLKYRTSYGQNVLNHSVEVALLAGYMASELGLNADKARRGGLLHDIGKAVDQELEGSHTTIGAELARRYGEKEDIINMILSHHGEEEPRTPEAVLVAAADALSAARPGARRESLENYIKRLMKLEEIAKSFEYVEKAYAIQAGREIRVIVEPDKVDDALAEKLAYDISKKIEEELEYPGVLKVVVIREKRSVAYAK; encoded by the coding sequence ATGTTGTGGTACGTATTCGCAGGTATTGGAGGTCTTTTGATAGGATATCTAATTGCGAACTATCAGATAAATCAAAAGCTGAAAAAGGCAAAGGAAGACGCGAAAGCCATCGTTGAAAAAGCAGAAAAAGAAGCAAGTGAGATAAAGAGAAAGGCCATCGTGGAGGGTAGAGAAGAAGTTCACAGACTCAGGGAAGAGTTCGAAAAAGAGCGAGTACGAAAGGAGGAAGAGCTCAGATCGCTAGAAGAAAGACTCTTGAAGAAAGAAGAACTCCTCACCAGAAAAGAGGAAAATCTGGAAAGAAGAGAATTTCAGATCGAGGAAATGAAAACAAGGCTGGAGGAAAAGATGAAGGAAGTGGAAGAGAAAGAAAAGCGAATAGACGAAGAACTGAACAAACTCGCGGGTATGACAGTGGAAGAAGCGAGAGAGTTGATTTTAGAAGAAGCAAGACAGAGATACGAGCATGATCTGGCGAGGCTCTACAAGGAGATGAAAGAACAGGTAGAAGAGGAGGCAGAAAAGAGGGCAAAAAAAGTCATAGCTTTTGCTGTGCAGAGATACGCGCCGGATTACGTAGGAGAGATAACCGTTTCAACGGTTTCGCTTCCATCCGATGACATGAAAGGACGTATCATAGGAAGAGAAGGCAGAAACATCAGAACCTTCGAGAAGATCACAGGAGTCGACCTGATCATCGATGATACCCCGGAGGTGGTTGTTCTTTCCTGTTTCAACCCCCTAAGAAGGGAAATTGCCCGGATAACTCTGGAAAAACTGGTGGCAGATGGCAGGATACACCCTGCGAGGATCGAGGAGATGTACGAGAAAGCAAAGCAAGAAGTGGAGAAAGCGATAAAAGAAGCTGGGCAGGAAGCTACTTTCAAAGCAGGAGTTATGGGTCTTCATCCTGAACTTGTGAAACTTCTTGGGAAACTCAAATACAGAACAAGTTATGGTCAAAACGTTCTGAATCACTCTGTAGAAGTGGCACTCCTTGCCGGTTACATGGCATCTGAACTGGGTTTGAACGCCGATAAGGCCAGAAGAGGGGGACTTCTCCACGATATAGGTAAAGCGGTGGATCAGGAACTCGAGGGTTCCCACACGACGATAGGAGCAGAACTTGCCAGAAGATACGGTGAAAAGGAAGACATCATCAACATGATACTCAGCCATCACGGAGAAGAGGAACCCAGAACACCGGAAGCGGTACTCGTGGCAGCTGCTGACGCATTGTCTGCTGCAAGACCCGGTGCAAGAAGAGAAAGTTTGGAGAATTACATCAAGCGTCTCATGAAACTCGAGGAAATTGCAAAGAGCTTTGAGTATGTGGAGAAAGCCTACGCGATCCAAGCAGGAAGAGAAATAAGGGTGATAGTCGAGCCAGATAAGGTGGACGATGCTCTCGCCGAAAAACTTGCTTACGATATCTCAAAAAAGATAGAGGAAGAGCTCGAATACCCAGGCGTGCTGAAAGTGGTTGTCATAAGGGAGAAAAGAAGCGTTGCTTACGCAAAATGA
- a CDS encoding LacI family DNA-binding transcriptional regulator, translated as MPTIEDVAKLAGVSIATVSRVINGSGYVSERTRYKVWKAIEKLGYRPEISAKILASKGKLFHVYVFASERILLPLQTNGILGEFYGVIIKAIEENCEKLGIRVELKLLEEFSKYADADGYMFVGGDVTREFIREVKSKKKPFVLVDHYIPGERVDCVISDGYDGAVYATNYLISKGFKKIVHIHGPLHPYGFKMRYDGYKDAMERAGLMPRFYECDDTEEGTRKIVDIVLSSYGVPEAIFTSNDSIAFWVIRRLKEHGLKVPDDVSVVGFDDIVDAETFDPPLTTLRVFKYEMGCVACKRLHELLTKVNPHPLRTLVFTQFVKRKSTK; from the coding sequence GTGCCAACAATAGAAGACGTTGCAAAGCTCGCAGGAGTTTCCATTGCCACAGTTTCACGGGTGATAAACGGATCAGGATACGTTTCTGAAAGAACCAGATACAAAGTTTGGAAAGCAATAGAAAAGCTAGGGTACAGGCCGGAGATCTCGGCGAAAATCCTCGCTTCAAAAGGGAAATTGTTCCACGTTTATGTTTTTGCCAGCGAGAGGATTCTTTTACCTCTTCAAACCAACGGTATTCTCGGTGAATTCTACGGGGTGATAATAAAGGCCATAGAAGAAAATTGCGAAAAGTTGGGAATAAGGGTGGAGCTGAAGCTTCTCGAGGAATTTTCAAAATATGCTGACGCAGATGGCTATATGTTCGTAGGAGGAGATGTCACCAGAGAGTTCATAAGAGAAGTGAAATCCAAGAAAAAGCCTTTCGTTCTTGTGGATCACTACATACCTGGTGAGAGAGTAGATTGTGTGATAAGCGATGGATACGACGGTGCCGTTTACGCAACAAATTACCTTATATCCAAAGGATTCAAAAAGATTGTTCACATTCACGGGCCACTTCACCCGTATGGTTTCAAAATGAGATACGACGGTTACAAGGATGCCATGGAAAGAGCCGGTTTGATGCCTCGTTTTTACGAATGTGACGATACGGAGGAAGGCACAAGGAAAATAGTCGACATAGTCTTGAGCTCTTACGGTGTTCCCGAAGCCATATTCACTTCCAACGATAGCATCGCCTTCTGGGTGATCAGACGACTCAAAGAACATGGCTTGAAGGTTCCAGATGATGTCTCTGTTGTGGGTTTCGATGATATTGTTGACGCAGAAACTTTCGATCCACCGTTGACTACTTTGAGGGTATTCAAATACGAAATGGGTTGTGTCGCATGTAAGCGCTTACACGAGTTGTTGACAAAGGTAAATCCTCATCCCCTTCGAACTCTGGTTTTCACTCAATTTGTGAAGAGAAAAAGCACAAAATGA
- a CDS encoding extracellular solute-binding protein encodes MWKRVLLIALIVLSVFALADVKKIVFWTAPNPNQETFWKALVEKWNAEHPDVQIEWSVIPAAGSSEEAILNAIAAGNAPDICTNIFSGFAAQLAEDLDVLVAFDEEFGEEFWKLAETRKMRNILEGWKLNGHYYVIPIYSNPMLFWWRGDLLRKLGYDKPPRTYSEVYEIAKKWVVPKKKYVIRAVAGRNWWDRWFDFITFYYAASGGKSYIEGGKAVFNNEYGKAVAEFIYTLFKNGWTAVDLGQDPFENGTILGQLMGPWHLSYTKEHYPEVYPHIVMTPPPVPDNYPEDKPVYTFADTKGLVMFKHCKYKKEAFEFIKWVFSNNQNDARWIELTHMPPAREDLNTNPVFSEYMKDPYFAKIAEYVAYAVPPALITNTIDVQNTMTTYLMEPLMYLKSTPEEALEKAVEEINALLW; translated from the coding sequence ATGTGGAAAAGGGTTCTTCTCATTGCATTGATAGTTCTTTCGGTCTTCGCACTTGCAGATGTCAAGAAGATCGTGTTCTGGACAGCCCCGAATCCAAACCAGGAAACTTTCTGGAAAGCCCTCGTTGAGAAATGGAACGCAGAGCATCCGGATGTACAGATTGAATGGTCCGTTATACCAGCGGCTGGAAGCTCTGAAGAAGCCATCCTGAACGCCATCGCTGCCGGGAACGCCCCCGATATCTGCACCAACATCTTCAGTGGTTTCGCTGCTCAACTTGCAGAAGATCTGGATGTCTTGGTCGCTTTCGATGAAGAGTTTGGAGAAGAGTTCTGGAAACTCGCAGAAACAAGAAAAATGAGGAACATACTCGAAGGTTGGAAACTCAACGGACATTACTATGTGATACCCATCTATTCCAACCCAATGCTCTTCTGGTGGAGAGGAGATCTTTTAAGGAAGCTCGGATATGACAAACCTCCCAGAACTTACTCTGAAGTTTACGAGATAGCCAAAAAATGGGTCGTTCCCAAGAAAAAATACGTTATAAGGGCCGTCGCAGGAAGAAATTGGTGGGACAGATGGTTTGACTTCATCACATTCTACTATGCAGCAAGTGGCGGAAAGTCTTACATCGAAGGTGGAAAGGCTGTGTTCAACAACGAGTATGGAAAGGCTGTTGCTGAGTTCATTTACACTCTCTTCAAAAACGGCTGGACTGCTGTAGATCTGGGACAGGATCCATTTGAAAACGGCACGATCCTTGGTCAGCTTATGGGACCGTGGCACCTGAGCTACACGAAGGAACACTACCCCGAGGTTTATCCACACATAGTGATGACACCACCTCCTGTTCCGGACAACTATCCCGAGGACAAACCCGTCTATACATTTGCTGACACCAAGGGACTTGTGATGTTCAAACATTGTAAGTACAAGAAGGAAGCATTCGAGTTCATCAAGTGGGTCTTCTCCAACAACCAGAACGATGCAAGATGGATCGAACTCACACACATGCCACCGGCCAGAGAAGATCTGAACACGAATCCTGTTTTCTCGGAGTACATGAAGGACCCGTACTTTGCGAAGATAGCCGAGTACGTTGCCTATGCAGTACCACCTGCTCTCATCACCAACACCATAGACGTTCAGAACACCATGACCACATACCTGATGGAGCCTCTCATGTACCTGAAATCCACACCTGAAGAAGCTCTGGAGAAGGCCGTCGAGGAGATCAACGCACTTCTCTGGTGA
- a CDS encoding carbohydrate ABC transporter permease encodes MTLKKKEAGLGWSLISIYLFYTAIFWGYPFVWMLILAFSRWKFVGSPRFIGLQNFFRIFEDKMFWRVFLNTMNFLSYFIPMVFIASILFALALNRMKYFKTFVTLSFLVAYVSSGVAYSIMFQRIFSEVGPINRFLYNTFGITIPWFTDPQLAMLTIAIMVTWKFVGYYGLILYSGLQAIPKSIYEAAELDGATSWVKFWKITLPLLNPAIVTVLILAVNLSFGIFTEPYMITGGGPMNRTLTFMLYMYNTAFQRINPSYATTIAVMTAIINFSIVIFIRKVIEKEVTIV; translated from the coding sequence ATGACGTTGAAAAAGAAAGAAGCAGGATTAGGCTGGAGTTTGATATCGATATACCTTTTCTACACAGCGATATTCTGGGGCTATCCATTCGTTTGGATGTTGATTCTTGCTTTCTCCAGATGGAAATTCGTGGGATCTCCTAGATTTATAGGGCTCCAGAACTTCTTTAGAATCTTCGAAGACAAGATGTTCTGGAGAGTTTTTCTGAATACGATGAATTTTCTTTCTTACTTCATTCCTATGGTGTTCATAGCTTCCATTCTATTCGCACTCGCTTTGAATAGAATGAAGTATTTCAAAACCTTTGTAACTCTCAGCTTTTTGGTCGCTTACGTGTCTTCAGGTGTTGCTTACTCCATCATGTTCCAGAGGATTTTCTCGGAAGTTGGACCAATAAACAGATTTTTGTATAACACTTTCGGTATTACGATACCATGGTTCACCGATCCACAACTTGCAATGTTGACCATAGCCATAATGGTCACCTGGAAATTCGTGGGATACTATGGTCTTATTCTTTACTCGGGACTTCAGGCCATTCCAAAATCTATATATGAAGCGGCAGAACTGGACGGCGCGACTTCATGGGTCAAATTCTGGAAGATCACACTTCCCCTCTTGAATCCTGCCATCGTGACCGTTTTGATCCTGGCTGTGAACCTTTCCTTCGGTATATTCACAGAACCGTACATGATCACCGGTGGAGGGCCTATGAATAGAACCCTCACGTTCATGCTTTACATGTACAACACCGCTTTTCAGAGAATAAATCCCAGCTATGCGACGACCATAGCGGTTATGACCGCTATCATAAACTTCTCGATAGTCATATTCATCAGGAAGGTCATTGAAAAAGAGGTGACCATAGTATGA